In Vigna unguiculata cultivar IT97K-499-35 chromosome 3, ASM411807v1, whole genome shotgun sequence, a single genomic region encodes these proteins:
- the LOC114178973 gene encoding NAD(P)H dehydrogenase (quinone) FQR1-like translates to MATKVYIVYYSMYGHVEKLAEEIKKGAASVEGVEAKLWQVPETLPEEVLGKMGAPPKSDVPIITPNELPEADGLLLGFPTRFGLMAAQFKAFMDATGGLWRTQALAGKPAGIFYSTGSQGGGQETTPLTSITQLVHHGLIFVPIGYTFGSGMFEIENVKGGSPYGAGTYAGDGSRQPTELELAQAFHQGKYFAGIAKKLKASSSQ, encoded by the exons ATGGCCACCAAAGTCTACATTGT TTACTATTCTATGTACGGACATGTTGAGAAGCTAGCTGAAGAGATTAAAAAAGGAGCTGCTTCCGTTGAAGGAGTGGAAGCTAAGCTATGGCAG GTGCCTGAAACACTGCCTGAAGAGGTCCTTGGGAAAATGGGAGCACCTCCAAAGAGTGACGTTCCAATTATTACACCCAATGAGTTACCTGAGGCTGATGGCTTATTGCTTGGTTTCCCCACAAGGTTTGGACTAATGGCTGCTCAATTCAAAGCTTTCATGGATGCAACAGGAGGCCTATGGCGTACACAGGCACTAGCTGGAAAGCCTGCCGGAATTTTTTACAGCACCGGTTCTCAAGGAGGAGGACAAGAGACAACACC GTTGACATCTATCACTCAGCTTGTTCATCACGGGCTGATTTTTGTGCCCATTGGTTACACATTTGGTTCTGGAATGTTTGAAATCGAGAACGTGAAGGGTGGTTCCCCATACGGTGCAGGTACCTACGCTGGGGATGGCTCCAGACAACCTACTGAGTTAGAATTGGCTCAAGCTTTCCATCAGGGGAAGTACTTTGCTGGCATTGCTAAGAAGCTCAAGGCATCATCGTCTCAGTGA
- the LOC114176205 gene encoding transcription factor bHLH112-like yields the protein MAEEFQARICGENWWSSTIDSARSVFPVTSSSIASSPCSVAAHNDAGIYSTRQTDLKATKCCVEETNNLLSNTTYLGFSDAHKPPKSESASGSSGSGSLLIDSTIQMMGFGLTSSTSENWNQPLLVRCNNGRPESNFDSVLQEETGIDSSNSQIRRDWTPKSFSSAGGGDQQIDNFKPLNQEFSVDYQSLSSLTSNGLSSNRDFAIGSASYGNPSTLQSLYEPDPHPQLPQHSLFTNRSMSYSSKASYGTPCTELAPTWSKVSTFLKPTTTAKQHPIGLHFSNNTTFWNASADALNDIRAGTFTSSQSQYQTPTFDPEKHNFPSTPLNKLNSEETIDSATMARKDACEPALKRPRIETPSPLPTFKVRKEKLGDRVTALQQLVSPFGKTDTASVLHEAIEYIKFLHDQVNVLSTSYMKNGAPIQVQQECDDLKESEGAHEDLKSRGLCLVPISSTFPVATESSSSGELWTPTFRGALLR from the exons ATGGCTGAGGAGTTTCAAGCTAGGATTTGTGGTGAAAACTGGTGGAGTAGTACTATTGATTCAGCAAGAAGTGTATTCCCAGTAACCTCATCATCGATTGCTTCTTCTCCTTGTTCCGTGGCAGCTCATAATGATGCAGGAATCTACAGCACTCGCCAAACAGATTTGAAGGCTACCAAGTGTTGTGTTGAAGAGACTAACAATTTACTTTCTAACACTACTTACCTGGGTTTTTCTGATGCACACAAGCCACCCAAGAGTGAATCAGCCAGTGGAAGCAGTGGAAGTGGTAGCTTGTTGATCGATTCTACCATACAGATGATGGGTTTTGGCCTCACATCTTCAACATCAGAGAATTGGAATCAACCTCTATTAGT TCGATGTAATAATGGAAGGCCAGAGAGCAATTTTGATTCCGTGCTTCAGGAAGAAACGGGAATAGATTCTTCTAATTCACAAATCCGCAGGGATTGGACTCCGAAGAGCTTCTCCTCTGCTGGTGGAGGAGACCAACAAATTGATAATTTCAAACCATTGAACCAAGAATTTTCAGTAGATTACCAGAGTCTAAGTTCTTTAACCAGCAATGGGTTGTCATCAAATCGTGATTTTGCAATTGGATCAGCCTCCTATGGTAACCCTTCAACGTTACAAAGCTTATATGAACCTGATCCTCACCCACAATTACCACAGCACTCACTTTTCACCAACCGTTCAATGTCCTATTCATCAAAAGCAAGTTATGGGACACCCTGCACTGAACTAGCACCAACATGGTCTAAAGTCTCTACTTTTTTGAAGCCCACAACAACAGCAAAGCAACACCCTATTGGACTTCACTTTTCTAACAACACCACTTTCTGGAATGCTTCCGCCGACGCACTTAACGACATAAGAGCAGGTACCTTTACTTCATCGcaatcacaatatcaaacaccAACCTTCGATCCAGAGAAACACAATTTCCCAAGTACTCCATTAAACAAG CTCAACAGTGAAGAAACTATAGATTCAGCAACAATGGCGAGGAAAGATGCTTGTGAACCAGCATTAAAGAGGCCAAGGATTGAAACTCCGTCCCCATTACCGACTTTTAAG GTTCGGAAAGAGAAGCTAGGGGACCGGGTCACTGCTCTTCAGCAATTGGTTTCACCTTTCGGAAAG ACCGACACCGCATCCGTTCTTCACGAAGCCATCGAGTACATCAAGTTCCTTCATGATCAAGTCAAT GTTTTGAGTACCTCATATATGAAAAACGGAGCTCCCATCCAAGTGCAGCAG GAGTGTGATGATCTGAAAGAGTCAGAAGGAGCACATGAAGATTTAAAAAGCCGAGGTCTGTGTCTGGTACCGATTTCAAGCACATTTCCAGTTGCAACAGAAAGCAGTAGCAGTGGTGAATTGTGGACGCCTACATTCAGGGGCGCTCTGTTGAGATAG